The following are encoded together in the Salvia hispanica cultivar TCC Black 2014 chromosome 6, UniMelb_Shisp_WGS_1.0, whole genome shotgun sequence genome:
- the LOC125193887 gene encoding putative uncharacterized protein DDB_G0290521: MEYERIHKVQTGILSPSKLRMKLMGPHHQKKKDGSNSNSSRTSPARMEDSEFVKNSLLAAENEDFGEEVSNLEVLQVKSDGVTSDASQGNANSLQSKELGGKDSGDASRFRMQLLSKGDTGNSSSVHPVRMCEDENLDYDSTSSFEFHKGERSLHHSMTRSFSRPMSSKWNDAEKWIMNKQNVQSNMSKKANIQNQVNRQPATNVVRVVPESTSSENKPWVKRVDFCQSASQAGLGCPESKDLSEVDDSNMPCTKTVTDETTVPAIRSVSMRDMGTEMTPIPSQEPSRSVTPVSATTPLRSPTSSIPSTPRRGEPAPTPTERPISNSTQNLAEHAKKELSEQEQKLKTRREIVALGVQLGKMNIAAWASNDEKDKSNSGNEAIDNDELAQIEYAKRAAAWEEAEKAKHAARYKREEIRIQAWESQQKARLEAEMRQIEAQIEQMKAQAQAKMVKKVAMARQKSEEKRAAAEARKNQQAEKTASQAEYIRQTGRIPSSPFICCGWS, from the exons ATGGAGTACGAGCGGATACACAAAGTTCAG ACTGGTATTTTATCTCCGAGTAAGCTGAGGATGAAGCTTATGGGGCCGCACCATCAGAAGAAAAAAGATGGATCAAACAGTAATTCTTCGAGAACATCTCCTGCTAGGATGGAAGATTCAGAGTTTGTCAAGAACAGCTTGTTGGCAGCCGAGAATGAGGATTTTGGAGAGGAAG TGTCGAATTTAGAGGTTTTGCAAGTTAAGTCAGATGGTGTTACCTCGGATGCTAGCCAAGGAAATGCGAATTCGTTGCAGTCGAAGGAGCTCGGAGGAAAGGATAGTGGCGACGCTAGTCGTTTTAGAATGCAGCTTCTTTCGAAGGGAGATACCGGTAATTCAAGTTCTGTCCACCCGGTTAGAATGTGTGAGGATGAGAACCTTGATTATGATAGCACCTCGAGCTTTGAGTTCCACAAAGGGGAGAGGTCGCTGCACCATTCGATGACAAGATCGTTCTCGAGGCCAATGTCCTCGAAATGGAACGATGCGGAGAAGTGGATTATGAACAAGCAAAATGTGCAATCCAATATGTCAAAGAAGGCCAACATCCAGAATCAGGTGAACAGGCAACCAGCCACGAATGTGGTGAGAGTTGTGCCAGAATCTACGAGTTCTGAGAACAAGCCATGGGTGAAGAGGGTTGATTTTTGCCAATCTGCTTCGCAGGCGGGATTGGGGTGCCCGGAAAGTAAGGATTTATCTGAGGTAGATGATTCAAATATGCCTTGCACCAAGACTGTAACAGACGAAACAACAG TTCCTGCCATAAGATCAGTGTCGATGAGAGATATGGGAACAGAAATGACTCCTATTCCGAGCCAAGAGCCATCGAGGAGTGTTACACCAGTAAGTGCAACAACCCCACTCCGTAGCCCAACGTCTTCTATACCTTCTACTCCTCGGAGGGGGGAGCCAGCACCCACGCCAACGGAGCGACCCATCAGCAATTCCACGCAGAACCTGGCTGAACATGCTAAGAAGGAATTGTCTGAGCAAGAACAAAAGCTTAAAACGAGAAGGGAGATTGTAGCCTTGGGCGTTCAACTCGGTAAGATGAATATTGCCGCTTGGGCAAGCAATGACGAGAAAGATAAGAGTAATTCTGGGAATGAAGCCATAGACAACGATGAGCTCGCACAGATTGAGTATGCGAAACGTGCAGCAGCCTGGGAAGAAGCTGAGAAAGCTAAGCATGCTGCCAG ATATAAACGCGAAGAAATAAGAATTCAGGCATGGGAGAGTCAGCAGAAAGCAAGGCTTGAAgctgaaatgagacaaatagAG GCACAAATCGAGCAAATGAAAGCGCAGGCTCAAGCAAAGATGGTGAAGAAGGTAGCAATGGCTAGGCAAAAATCAGAGGAAAAACGAGCTGCAGCCGAAGCTAGAAAAAACCAACAGGCTGAAAAAACTGCGTCGCAAGCAGAATACATCCGCCAAACGGGCCGTATCCCTTCTTCCCCCTTCATCTGCTGCGGTTGGTCATAA
- the LOC125193886 gene encoding LOW QUALITY PROTEIN: auxin response factor 6-like (The sequence of the model RefSeq protein was modified relative to this genomic sequence to represent the inferred CDS: inserted 1 base in 1 codon), translating to MMKLSACLNQQSPEGGEKSCLNSELWHACAGPLVSLPSIGSHVVYFPQGHSEQVAVSTNKEVDAQMPNYQSLPAQLICQLHNVTMHADIETDEVYAQMTLQPLNAQEQKEISFHPADLGAASKQPTNYFCKTLTASDTSTHGGFSVPRRAAEKVFPPLDFSQQPPAQELIARDLHSNEWKFRHIFRGQPKRHLLTTGWSVFVSAKRLVAGDSVLFIWNDKNQLLLGIRRANRPQTVMPSSVLSSDSMHLGXLAAAAHAAATYSRYTIFYNPRASPSEFVIPLAKYVKAVHHTRVSVGMRFRMLFETEESSVRRYMGTITGISDSDPVRWLNSHWRSVKVGWDESTAGERQPRVSLWEIEPLTTFPMYHSPFPLRLKRPWPSGLPSYAGMKADEMGLNPSLMWLRGDGGMQALNQGMGVTPWMQPRFDMSMLGMQNDIYQAMSAAAMQDMRVASVMQFQQPQSVGSSSAGYMQQSHCSAPFVQSLQGQSQAMSHANLLQRQLLQQNSFNDAQIQQQQQQHGNQTQHDIDPQQSQLSSNSQLQSPTMHSMSSMHQSFSESNVKPVGNMSSPLHSLLSSVNQDEASNLLNVSRSSNLLSSSGWPTKRVALDPLSSGLSSQSITPQADQLGLSNAYTTSNPVSLPPFPGRECLMGQEANNDPHNNFLFGVNIDSSSLLMPNGMPNLKAVVSDSDNATMAFASSSYMTSSGADYQLNRPVTSSSCIDDSGLLMSTENGGNNNLPNKTFVKVHKFGSFGRSLDITKFSSYPELRSELAQMFGLEGELEDPLRSGWQLVFVDRENDVLLLGDDPWQEFVNSVWCIKILSPQEVQEMGKPGQELLNSVPLQRLPAQNGSCDGFGNRQEARNMSTGIPSVGSLDF from the exons ATGATGAAACTGTCTGCTTGCTTGAATCAGCAGTCTCCTGAAG GAGGCGAGAAGAGCTGCCTAAATTCTGAACTTTGGCATGCCTGTGCCGGCCCTCTCGTTTCTCTCCCATCTATCGGAAGCCATGTGGTGTATTTTCCTCAGGGACACAGCGAGCAG GTTGCTGTGTCCACGAACAAAGAAGTCGATGCTCAGATGCCTAATTACCAGAGCTTACCTGCTCAGCTCATTTGCCAGCTTCATAACGTGACCATGCAC GCTGACATAGAGACGGACGAGGTGTATGCTCAAATGACCTTGCAACCACTAAATGCA CAAGAGCAGAAAGAGATTTCCTTCCATCCGGCTGACTTGGGTGCAGCTAGCAAACAGCCAACCAATTACTTCTGCAAAACTTTGACAGCTAGTGACACGAGTACTCATGGTGGATTCTCAGTTCCGCGTCGGGCTGCAGAAAAAGTCTTCCCACCATTG GATTTTTCACAGCAACCTCCGGCACAAGAGTTGATTGCCCGTGATCTCCATAGCAACGAGTGGAAATTCAGACATATATTTCGAG GTCAGCCAAAGAGGCATCTGCTCACAACTGGTTGGAGTGTTTTTGTGAGTGCTAAACGGCTCGTTGCTGGTGATTCGGTTCTTTTCATATG GAATGACAAGAATCAGCTGCTTCTTGGCATTAGACGTGCCAACCGCCCCCAAACAGTCATGCCTTCGTCAGTTTTATCCAGTGATAGCATGCATCTCG TgcttgctgctgctgctcatGCAGCTGCAACATATAGCCGTTACACGATATTCTATAATCCCAG GGCAAGTCCGTCTGAATTTGTTATACCTCTGGCTAAATACGTAAAAGCAGTGCACCATACTCGAGTGTCCGTGGGGATGCGCTTCCGTATGCTGTTTGAAACAGAGGAATCCAGTGTCCGTCG CTACATGGGCACGATAACTGGCATAAGCGACTCGGATCCTGTCAGGTGGTTAAATTCACACTGGCGTTCGGTCAAG GTTGGCTGGGACGAGTCAACAGCTGGGGAGAGGCAGCCGAGAGTTTCACTTTGGGAAATCGAACCTTTAACCACGTTCCCTATGTATCATTCGCCTTTTCCTCTACGACTGAAGCGGCCTTGGCCATCAGGTCTCCCCTCATACGCAG GGATGAAGGCTGATGAGATGGGGTTAAATCCCTCCCTCATGTGGCTTCGTGGAGACGGTGGAATGCAAGCCCTGAACCAAGGGATGGGTGTCACGCCGTGGATGCAGCCAAGGTTCGATATGTCAATGCTCGGTATGCAAAATGATATCTATCAAGCCATGTCAGCTGCAGCTATGCAGGATATGAGGGTTGCCTCAGTTATGCAATTCCAGCAGCCCCAATCCGTCGGCAGCAGCTCTGCAGGTTATATGCAGCAGTCTCACTGCTCCGCTCCCTTCGTTCAAAGCCTTCAAGGCCAGTCTCAGGCAATGTCGCACGCAAACCTACTCCAGCGACAACTGCTCCAGCAAAACTCGTTCAACGATGCACAGATCcagcagcagcaacaacaACACGGTAATCAGACGCAGCATGATATTGATCCTCAGCAATCGCAGTTGTCATCAAACTCTCAACTTCAGTCTCCGACTATGCACTCTATGTCTTCCATGCATCAGAGCTTTTCAGAGTCAAACGTTAAACCTGTCGGCAACATGAGTTCTCCTCTACACAGCCTGTTGAGTTCGGTCAACCAGGACGAGGCCTCCAACCTCCTTAACGTGTCGAGATCAAGCAACTTGCTATCTTCTAGTGGTTGGCCGACAAAACGGGTTGCTCTCGATCCTCTTTCAAGTGGTCTCTCCTCCCAGAGTATCACGCCGCAGGCTGATCAATTAGGACTTTCGAACGCATACACAACCAGCAATCCTGTTTCTTTGCCTCCTTTTCCTGGCAGAGAGTGCTTGATGGGGCAAGAAGCGAATAACGATCCCCACAACAACTTCCTCTTTGGAGTTAACATAGATTCCTCCTCCCTTCTCATGCCGAACGGGATGCCAAACCTTAAAGCAGTTGTTAGTGACAGTGATAACGCGACCATGGCCTTCGCCTCTTCCAGCTACATGACTAGCTCTGGTGCTGATTACCAGCTCAACCGTCCCGTGACTTCAAGCAGTTGCATTGATGATTCAGGTTTGTTGATGTCTACCGAGAATGGAGGGAATAACAATCTGCCCAATAAAACCTTTGTTAAG GTTCACAAATTTGGCTCGTTTGGAAGATCGCTTGACATCACCAAATTCAGTAGCTATCCGGAGCTGCGAAGTGAGCTTGCTCAGATGTTTGGCCTCGAAGGCGAATTGGAAGATCCGTTGAGATCAGGCTGGCAGCTTGTATTCGTGGACCGTGAAAACGAtgttcttcttcttggtgACGACCCCTGGCA GGAGTTCGTAAACAGTGTGTGGTGCATCAAGATCCTGTCGCCACAAGAGGTGCAGGAGATGGGGAAACCGGGACAGGAACTACTCAACTCCGTGCCCCTTCAGAGGTTGCCCGCCCAAAACGGCAGTTGTGATGGCTTTGGAAACCGACAGGAGGCGAGGAACATGAGCACCGGTATACCGTCTGTTGGAAGTCTAGATTTCTGA